A stretch of the Arthrobacter stackebrandtii genome encodes the following:
- a CDS encoding HNH endonuclease signature motif containing protein, protein MRTMIRIRDEYCQFPGCTAKACSSDVDHIRAFEGGGQTTFGNLESLCLHHHLLKHFKDDKTKSGSKRTHPNPERARVGLRGWTPVVEEDGHVSWSSPTGRLFPSDPSEPVLMQYPRWLKALIELALAPSTAEHFDFDASALAEDPHWNPDVLPAEPAAWRPSPEDSAIMDRQAILRGLHDPDLGRCKVS, encoded by the coding sequence ATGCGTACCATGATCCGAATCAGGGATGAATACTGTCAGTTCCCAGGGTGCACGGCGAAGGCATGCAGCTCCGATGTAGACCACATTAGGGCATTTGAAGGTGGCGGACAGACCACGTTCGGCAACCTCGAGAGCTTGTGTCTTCATCACCATCTGCTCAAACACTTCAAAGATGACAAGACCAAGAGCGGATCAAAGCGCACTCACCCCAATCCGGAGCGTGCCCGAGTTGGTCTTCGGGGTTGGACGCCGGTGGTCGAGGAAGACGGCCACGTATCTTGGAGCTCCCCAACGGGTCGACTCTTCCCATCCGACCCGAGTGAGCCGGTATTGATGCAGTATCCTCGATGGCTGAAGGCGCTCATCGAGCTGGCCCTCGCGCCATCCACTGCAGAACACTTCGACTTCGATGCCTCTGCGCTGGCAGAGGATCCTCACTGGAACCCTGACGTACTTCCAGCGGAACCCGCTGCCTGGCGTCCTTCGCCCGAGGACTCTGCCATCATGGATCGCCAAGCCATCCTCCGTGGGCTTCACGACCCGGATCTGGGCCGCTGCAAAGTTTCTTGA
- the istA gene encoding IS21 family transposase: protein MINLDDWVTIRHRYANEKISKRELAKQLGVSRGTVDRALAAKAAPKYERRPAGSSFDAFEKDVRRLLVVTPRMPATVLAERVGWTGAASLFRAKVAAIRPEYAPADPADRLVHEPGKVVQCDLWFPHQPLPLGHGQEGKPPVLVMTSAYSGFVQARMIPSRTTEDLLGGMWELIQEADAVPARLLWDNETGIGRGKLTEAASAFAGVLGTEIKLLPPRDPESKGMVERMNGFFRRGFMPGRDFIDPHDFNDQLYAWLPRANARYTRTRGGTPADIVIEDRAAMRPLGPIAPEAVFRKEIRLPRDYYVRVHSNDYSVDPSAIGRLVQVTADLDTVTVTAGATVLARHERRWAKHQIFTDPAHVSRAAELRRDYRTSMARKPPGQEAVQERDLSIYDQAFGLSTPSDDLELAGAAQ, encoded by the coding sequence GTGATCAATTTGGATGATTGGGTAACTATCCGCCACCGCTACGCGAACGAGAAGATCTCCAAGCGGGAGCTGGCGAAACAGCTAGGCGTCTCGCGTGGCACTGTAGATCGGGCGTTGGCCGCGAAGGCTGCGCCGAAGTATGAACGAAGGCCTGCGGGTTCTTCCTTCGACGCTTTTGAGAAGGATGTTCGGCGCTTGCTAGTGGTGACGCCGAGGATGCCGGCAACGGTGTTGGCAGAGCGGGTGGGCTGGACTGGGGCGGCGTCTTTGTTCCGGGCCAAGGTCGCAGCGATCCGGCCCGAGTATGCGCCGGCGGATCCGGCGGACCGCCTCGTGCACGAACCGGGCAAGGTGGTGCAGTGTGATCTATGGTTCCCGCATCAGCCTCTGCCGTTAGGGCACGGGCAAGAGGGCAAGCCTCCGGTGCTGGTGATGACTAGTGCTTATTCTGGGTTTGTGCAGGCTCGCATGATTCCCTCCCGGACGACCGAGGATCTGCTCGGGGGTATGTGGGAGCTGATCCAGGAGGCCGATGCTGTACCGGCTCGCCTGTTGTGGGACAACGAGACTGGGATCGGGCGCGGGAAGCTGACCGAGGCGGCCAGCGCGTTCGCCGGGGTGTTGGGTACCGAGATCAAGCTCTTGCCACCGAGGGATCCTGAGTCCAAGGGCATGGTGGAGCGGATGAACGGGTTCTTCCGCCGCGGGTTCATGCCGGGTCGTGATTTCATTGACCCGCATGATTTCAACGACCAGCTCTATGCCTGGTTGCCACGGGCGAACGCCCGCTACACCCGCACCCGCGGCGGCACCCCGGCAGACATCGTGATCGAGGACCGGGCGGCAATGCGCCCGTTGGGTCCCATCGCCCCGGAAGCCGTGTTCCGCAAAGAGATTCGACTGCCCAGGGATTACTACGTACGGGTTCATTCGAACGACTACTCCGTGGACCCGTCCGCGATCGGCCGGCTCGTGCAGGTCACAGCAGATCTGGATACGGTCACGGTCACCGCCGGCGCTACGGTGTTGGCACGGCATGAACGCCGATGGGCCAAACACCAGATCTTCACTGACCCGGCCCATGTCAGCCGCGCCGCCGAGTTGCGTCGGGACTACCGGACCTCCATGGCCCGGAAACCGCCAGGGCAGGAGGCCGTGCAGGAGCGAGATCTTTCCATCTACGACCAGGCCTTCGGACTCTCCACCCCCAGCGACGACCTCGAGTTGGCTGGAGCTGCGCAATGA
- a CDS encoding putative transposase, with protein sequence MTTQTALPVLPDLGAVLMGERAALLENASGGKVFINGQLAYVWGAGQDGLRRLAASQLVDTGAAQVNEVAAAFGVNTESLRRWRKSLEGTGLMGLAPVKKGPKRPSLLTEAKAAEIRAIRAGGLSLRATAEATGVSTDTVRRAMAMTTTAEAPTTDAAHDSLVPLEAAGQRALPLLPAPVARDAERAAAGLLEAAAPLFAPAANVRHAGLFLAFPALESTGLISCAKEVYGALPNGFYGLETVLIDSVLRALAGESRAEGATRFDPGELGRVLGLDRAPEVKTIRRRISQLAETGKAGELIAALAKHHLTGTGPGGEDLAAVLYVDGHVRAYQGTKKIGKIYSTRLKFPVPATEETWVTDAHGSPVFVVMAAPGASLAAELRDLLPELRTAVGDDRRVLVGFDRGGWSPALFKHMDSAGFDVLTWRKGVTEDISEDLFTEVTHTDDHGQRRKWSVADTLVDLPLATTKTSGEVFTIRQISRVVGTTGDGSRQIHILTTDRTMSAGEVVYRMGNRWRQENQFRYARMHFDLDSHDSYTSTGDDEERMVPNPAKAKAYQKVVAARNAHAEAAAIAETNLMALKTPAEGSTELAVTVTSAMHNQAMAPLWEAETALIAAEKAHKAIPAKLRLGELNPGQQVLDTEVKLIHTGIRMAAYNTAMTIAREIRTNTGYRRASQEAHALMRQIFNQPGDIDTTKPGLLTITLDPLPTKAKTAAAAQLCEHLNSAETRYPSTELILRYKIKNTT encoded by the coding sequence ATGACTACCCAAACCGCCCTTCCCGTACTTCCGGACCTTGGCGCTGTGCTCATGGGCGAGCGTGCGGCCCTGCTGGAAAACGCCTCTGGTGGCAAGGTCTTCATTAACGGGCAGCTGGCCTATGTGTGGGGTGCGGGCCAGGACGGTCTGCGCCGGTTGGCGGCCTCTCAACTGGTCGATACCGGTGCCGCCCAGGTCAACGAGGTCGCCGCAGCTTTCGGCGTCAACACGGAGTCGTTGCGGCGCTGGCGCAAGTCCCTTGAAGGCACTGGCCTGATGGGCCTGGCACCGGTAAAGAAGGGACCCAAACGCCCCTCCCTGCTCACGGAAGCCAAAGCAGCAGAAATTCGTGCTATTCGTGCCGGCGGTTTGAGCCTGCGGGCCACCGCTGAAGCGACGGGGGTTTCCACCGACACGGTCCGGCGCGCCATGGCCATGACCACCACGGCAGAAGCACCGACCACTGATGCTGCCCACGATTCTCTGGTACCCCTTGAAGCAGCGGGGCAGCGTGCACTGCCGCTCTTACCAGCCCCGGTGGCCCGCGATGCCGAGCGGGCCGCTGCCGGCCTGCTCGAGGCTGCAGCGCCTTTGTTTGCCCCGGCCGCCAACGTTCGCCACGCCGGCTTGTTCCTGGCCTTCCCCGCACTGGAATCCACCGGTCTGATCAGCTGTGCGAAAGAGGTGTACGGGGCGTTGCCGAATGGTTTCTACGGCCTCGAGACCGTCCTGATTGATAGCGTGCTGCGAGCACTGGCCGGGGAATCTAGGGCTGAGGGCGCGACGCGCTTTGACCCGGGTGAGCTCGGGCGGGTGTTGGGGTTGGATCGGGCCCCGGAAGTAAAAACCATCCGCCGCCGGATCAGCCAACTCGCCGAAACCGGCAAGGCCGGGGAACTGATTGCCGCCCTGGCCAAACACCATCTGACAGGCACCGGGCCTGGCGGGGAGGACCTGGCTGCGGTGCTTTATGTTGACGGGCACGTGCGCGCCTATCAAGGCACGAAAAAGATTGGGAAGATCTACTCCACGAGGCTCAAGTTCCCAGTCCCGGCGACCGAAGAAACCTGGGTCACCGACGCCCATGGTTCACCGGTCTTCGTTGTCATGGCCGCACCCGGCGCGTCCCTGGCCGCCGAACTGCGCGACCTCCTGCCCGAGCTGCGCACAGCCGTTGGGGATGACCGGCGCGTGTTGGTCGGCTTCGACCGCGGCGGCTGGTCACCGGCATTGTTCAAGCACATGGACTCAGCCGGTTTTGATGTGTTGACCTGGCGCAAAGGCGTTACGGAGGACATCAGCGAAGATCTCTTCACAGAGGTCACGCACACCGACGACCACGGGCAGAGACGCAAATGGTCGGTGGCGGACACGCTCGTTGATCTGCCCCTGGCAACGACCAAGACCAGCGGTGAAGTCTTCACGATCCGGCAGATCAGCAGGGTCGTGGGCACCACCGGTGACGGGAGCAGGCAAATCCATATCCTCACCACCGACCGGACCATGAGTGCCGGGGAGGTTGTGTATCGCATGGGCAATAGGTGGAGGCAGGAAAATCAGTTCCGCTACGCCCGGATGCACTTCGATCTTGACTCCCACGATTCCTACACCAGCACCGGTGACGATGAGGAGCGGATGGTGCCGAACCCTGCCAAGGCCAAGGCGTACCAAAAAGTCGTTGCCGCCCGGAATGCTCATGCCGAGGCCGCTGCGATCGCCGAGACGAACCTGATGGCGCTGAAAACCCCGGCAGAAGGCTCCACGGAACTGGCTGTCACGGTCACCAGCGCCATGCACAACCAGGCCATGGCACCGCTCTGGGAAGCAGAAACGGCGCTGATCGCGGCCGAGAAGGCTCACAAAGCCATTCCGGCAAAACTCCGTCTCGGGGAACTGAACCCGGGCCAGCAAGTCCTGGATACCGAGGTCAAGCTCATCCATACCGGCATCCGCATGGCCGCCTACAACACCGCGATGACCATCGCCCGCGAGATCCGCACCAACACCGGCTACCGGCGCGCCAGCCAGGAAGCCCACGCCCTCATGCGTCAGATATTCAACCAGCCCGGCGACATCGACACCACCAAGCCCGGCCTCCTCACCATCACCCTGGACCCGCTACCCACCAAGGCCAAAACCGCGGCCGCCGCCCAACTATGCGAGCACCTAAACAGCGCCGAAACTCGCTACCCCAGCACCGAGCTCATCCTGCGCTACAAAATCAAGAACACCACCTAG
- the trxB gene encoding thioredoxin-disulfide reductase has protein sequence MKEEEHSPVSTEVTPASDVRDVIIVGSGPAGYTAAIYTARADLKPLMIAGSVTAGGELMNTTDVENFPGFPDGIMGPDLMENLGAQAEKFGTEVMYDDVTSVELEGAVKTVTLADGQEFKARTVIVSTGSAYRALGVEGEKRLVGHGVSSCATCDGFFFKGQDIAVIGGGDSAMEEAIFLTKFAETVTVVHRRDTLRASKIMADRALNHPKIKFIWNSEVVGIDGEAKVSGVRLNNLVTGEASELAVTGVFVAIGNDPRVDLVKGVLELTEAGTIAVEGRSSKTSLPGVFAAGDVVDPTYRQAITAAGSGCVAALDVEHFLAEQDS, from the coding sequence ATGAAGGAAGAGGAACACTCACCCGTGAGCACTGAAGTAACCCCCGCCAGCGACGTTCGCGATGTCATCATCGTCGGTTCCGGCCCGGCAGGCTACACCGCGGCCATTTACACCGCCCGTGCAGACCTCAAGCCCCTCATGATCGCCGGTTCCGTGACCGCCGGCGGCGAGCTCATGAACACCACCGACGTGGAGAACTTCCCCGGATTCCCCGACGGCATCATGGGCCCGGACCTCATGGAGAACCTCGGCGCACAGGCAGAGAAGTTTGGCACCGAGGTCATGTACGACGACGTCACTTCCGTTGAGCTTGAAGGTGCGGTAAAGACCGTCACCCTGGCCGACGGCCAGGAATTCAAGGCCCGCACGGTCATTGTGTCCACCGGGTCCGCCTACCGCGCCCTGGGCGTGGAGGGCGAGAAGCGCCTCGTCGGCCACGGCGTCAGCTCATGTGCCACCTGTGACGGCTTCTTCTTCAAGGGCCAGGACATCGCCGTGATTGGCGGCGGCGACTCCGCCATGGAGGAAGCCATCTTCCTGACCAAGTTCGCCGAGACCGTCACCGTTGTGCACCGCCGTGACACCCTCCGCGCCTCAAAGATCATGGCCGACCGTGCCCTGAACCACCCCAAGATCAAGTTCATTTGGAACTCTGAAGTGGTGGGCATCGACGGGGAAGCCAAGGTCTCCGGCGTCCGCCTGAACAACCTGGTCACCGGTGAGGCCTCCGAGCTTGCCGTCACCGGCGTTTTCGTTGCCATAGGCAACGATCCCCGAGTGGACCTCGTGAAGGGTGTCCTGGAACTGACCGAAGCCGGCACGATCGCCGTCGAAGGCCGCTCCTCCAAGACCAGCCTCCCCGGCGTCTTCGCCGCAGGCGACGTCGTTGACCCCACCTACCGCCAGGCCATCACGGCCGCCGGTTCCGGATGTGTTGCCGCCCTGGATGTGGAGCACTTCCTCGCCGAGCAGGATTCCTAA
- the istB gene encoding IS21-like element helper ATPase IstB has protein sequence MSAVTANAGKDVQYYARALRAPRIGDGYRHLADTARDAGWTHEEYLAAVLSREVAEREASGAALRVKAAKFPGHKTLEEFNFDHQPAADRSLIAHLGTGLFLEEAKNVVLLGPPGTGKTHLAVGIATRAAHSGHRVLFDSATGWVARLAQAHNRGQLAAELAKLRRYKLLIIDEVGYIPFDQDSANLFFQLVSSRYERASLILTSNLAFSRWADVFGDATIASAMIDRIIHHAEVINLTGNSYRLQGRLKPQTMAQ, from the coding sequence ATGAGCGCCGTCACCGCAAACGCGGGCAAGGATGTTCAGTACTACGCCCGGGCGCTGCGGGCGCCTCGGATCGGGGACGGGTACCGGCACCTGGCCGACACGGCCCGGGATGCGGGCTGGACGCATGAGGAATACCTTGCCGCCGTGCTCTCCCGGGAAGTCGCCGAGCGCGAAGCCTCCGGTGCCGCGTTGAGAGTCAAGGCCGCGAAATTCCCTGGCCACAAGACCCTGGAGGAGTTCAACTTCGATCACCAGCCCGCTGCCGACCGGTCCCTGATCGCTCATCTGGGCACTGGGTTGTTCCTGGAGGAAGCGAAAAACGTTGTCTTGCTCGGCCCGCCCGGGACAGGGAAAACGCACCTGGCCGTCGGTATCGCTACCCGCGCCGCCCACTCCGGGCACCGGGTTCTCTTCGATTCCGCGACCGGCTGGGTGGCCCGCCTCGCCCAGGCCCACAACCGCGGGCAACTGGCCGCCGAGCTGGCCAAACTGCGCCGCTACAAGCTCCTCATAATTGACGAAGTGGGCTACATCCCGTTCGACCAGGACTCCGCGAACCTGTTCTTCCAGCTCGTCTCCTCCCGCTACGAGCGGGCCTCGCTAATCCTGACCAGCAACCTTGCCTTCAGCCGCTGGGCCGACGTGTTCGGTGACGCCACGATCGCCTCGGCCATGATCGACAGGATCATCCACCACGCCGAAGTCATCAACCTCACCGGCAACAGCTACCGCCTCCAAGGCCGGCTCAAGCCACAAACAATGGCACAATAA
- the trxA gene encoding thioredoxin, whose protein sequence is MSNAKSASDATFEELVLNSDKPVIVDFWAEWCGPCRKLGPILDEISVEHAEKVEVVKVDVDANPAISAKYGITSIPAVYLFQGGEVTGTVIGARPKQYFEKEFASVLK, encoded by the coding sequence ATGAGCAATGCCAAGAGCGCATCTGATGCGACATTTGAAGAACTGGTCCTGAATTCAGACAAGCCTGTCATCGTGGACTTCTGGGCAGAATGGTGTGGCCCCTGCCGCAAGCTCGGTCCCATCCTGGACGAAATCTCCGTGGAGCACGCTGAGAAGGTTGAGGTAGTCAAGGTCGATGTCGACGCCAACCCGGCAATCTCCGCCAAGTATGGAATCACTTCGATTCCCGCTGTCTACCTGTTCCAGGGCGGCGAAGTAACGGGCACCGTCATTGGCGCACGCCCCAAGCAGTACTTTGAGAAGGAATTCGCCAGCGTCCTTAAGTAG
- a CDS encoding ABC transporter substrate-binding protein: protein MPQPIDVGSILGGRYKVTGRILASAENDVILDGLDQVLNRPVSILVASVDNSEHLTQSAREVATGARISNVSILDLGVQDSSAYLIAARTTPADLLDLVVPTEPVEETYQEPFFTDTLGTEIFGAARDAAPTASGYVYEDNSPLTPAHPLPRVHREPDPTPPPAAAVGRPTQPGDAVVPPAAAKGPASKVTVWDDSDFGFMNDDAGQPANSGTNRPGVFPTELRAASDGYEEDYYDDEEDDERNTPRISGRWLTGAIVSVLLIIALVFAVQHIAGLLNGSNQAGGNTSAAPSDETSSNSTGTPSSQAPVEPAPVLPVIKGLTDVTTYADGVPNYGETYFPRLPDAIDGNKATYWPTVEFSSADFAGMTEGINLAVELEADSNISSVTITQLNGTGGQFNILTNDKPSVDGATKIGNGSFSAPDLTIPAAPGAKGKYVIINFTQLPNLAPFTQYPYGLKIAEISIK, encoded by the coding sequence GTGCCACAACCTATTGATGTGGGCTCCATCCTTGGCGGTCGCTACAAGGTGACTGGCCGTATCTTGGCTTCCGCTGAGAACGACGTCATTTTGGATGGCCTGGACCAGGTCTTGAACCGGCCCGTTAGCATTTTGGTGGCGTCCGTCGACAACTCCGAGCACCTGACACAAAGTGCCCGCGAAGTGGCCACCGGTGCACGAATTTCCAACGTCTCCATCCTTGACCTTGGTGTCCAGGACAGCTCCGCCTACCTGATCGCCGCACGAACCACCCCGGCTGATCTCCTTGACCTTGTCGTCCCCACCGAACCCGTGGAAGAAACGTACCAGGAGCCGTTCTTCACCGACACCCTGGGCACTGAAATCTTTGGTGCGGCCCGTGATGCCGCCCCCACCGCCAGCGGCTACGTTTATGAAGACAATTCACCGCTGACACCCGCCCACCCGCTGCCGCGCGTGCACCGGGAGCCGGACCCCACACCCCCGCCCGCTGCTGCGGTGGGACGTCCAACCCAGCCGGGTGACGCCGTCGTGCCTCCAGCGGCGGCGAAGGGGCCGGCCTCCAAGGTCACCGTCTGGGACGACTCTGATTTTGGCTTCATGAACGACGACGCCGGGCAGCCCGCGAATTCCGGCACCAACCGCCCGGGCGTCTTCCCAACCGAGCTGCGCGCGGCCAGCGACGGCTACGAAGAGGACTACTACGACGATGAGGAAGACGACGAGCGCAACACCCCGCGCATCAGCGGACGGTGGCTGACCGGTGCAATCGTCAGCGTGCTGCTCATCATTGCGCTGGTCTTTGCGGTCCAGCACATCGCCGGCCTGCTGAACGGCTCCAACCAGGCAGGCGGCAACACCAGCGCCGCGCCGTCGGATGAAACCAGCAGCAACAGCACAGGCACACCCAGCTCGCAGGCACCGGTTGAACCCGCGCCGGTGCTCCCTGTCATCAAGGGCCTGACGGACGTCACCACCTACGCCGACGGCGTGCCCAACTACGGTGAAACCTACTTCCCTCGGCTCCCGGACGCCATCGACGGCAACAAGGCCACCTACTGGCCCACCGTCGAGTTCTCCAGCGCCGACTTTGCCGGCATGACGGAGGGCATCAACCTCGCCGTGGAATTGGAGGCGGATTCCAACATCAGTTCCGTCACCATCACCCAGCTCAACGGCACCGGTGGCCAGTTCAACATCCTGACCAACGACAAACCTTCCGTCGACGGAGCCACAAAGATCGGCAACGGCTCCTTCAGCGCCCCCGACCTGACCATTCCTGCCGCTCCCGGAGCCAAGGGCAAGTACGTCATCATCAACTTCACGCAGCTGCCCAACCTGGCTCCGTTCACCCAGTATCCCTACGGCTTGAAGATTGCCGAGATCAGCATCAAGTAG
- a CDS encoding DUF222 domain-containing protein codes for MRIFVLILVMGNLQNFPYGRADTSTTAAVAELIAALNLPRIQPLATDIQSMIPLPVFPGPTNSNKISDPGHPDGPGPQESATSPQTACASQLDYARRLMDDCMSSVDALKKHQNTCAGMAAVLIDRLASSVELEAGILALDAWQCQNSLSSMAAELAAVLQLPEGAGNNLMLHSTTLVRQLPTTMQHLHRGELGWEHAVIIAEETSLLRESGVPDADIAAFELLLLGKAQNCTIPSFREKARRMRERRYPESLVPRTRKAYSDRRMTKSHARDGMAWLSFYAPAPTVEGIWDQCTATAQAAQGPHESRTLTQLRIDVAAAMLLNQSLAENNIFAPSRVGFPEPAGVPYSDGTNPYPSPDLPSCGPPPSPTPVHASHPKATFTASTESGAGSGSGSGSGSGSGSGSGSGDNESTSTDGLTGASDGNTQDEPIPESKSGQEPISNSPQGFANRSNIPFETARTDTFVAGGSDDPGCDDGARYWWMYPWNVPVFDDPDYRDPNFKEPDPRNEPDWFPGATPPTLLPVPEFRAQTDLQPDGEPPQPGKSGNDSIWPPLPRVLPIVVVPVLSLLGATTEPAWMEGVGPISIEVAKELTANAPSLYRLLVDPISSKPQGSGHGEVIAVGC; via the coding sequence ATGCGAATCTTTGTTCTAATATTAGTTATGGGCAATCTTCAGAATTTCCCGTATGGACGGGCTGACACATCCACCACAGCTGCTGTGGCGGAGCTGATTGCAGCGCTGAACCTTCCCCGCATTCAACCACTTGCCACTGACATTCAGTCGATGATCCCCCTGCCGGTCTTTCCTGGCCCCACCAATAGCAACAAAATTTCTGACCCGGGTCATCCAGATGGGCCGGGACCCCAAGAATCCGCCACGTCTCCCCAGACTGCCTGCGCGTCACAACTCGACTACGCCCGGCGGCTCATGGACGACTGCATGTCGTCCGTGGATGCACTTAAGAAGCACCAGAACACTTGCGCCGGCATGGCAGCGGTACTGATTGACCGTCTCGCCAGCAGCGTAGAACTCGAAGCCGGAATTCTCGCACTCGATGCTTGGCAGTGCCAGAACTCCCTTTCAAGCATGGCCGCAGAACTGGCCGCGGTCCTGCAATTGCCCGAGGGCGCTGGCAACAATCTGATGCTCCACTCCACAACACTGGTGAGGCAATTGCCCACCACCATGCAACATCTCCACAGAGGCGAGCTGGGGTGGGAACACGCCGTCATCATCGCAGAGGAAACGTCATTGCTTCGTGAGTCCGGAGTTCCCGACGCTGACATAGCGGCCTTTGAACTCCTACTGCTTGGCAAAGCCCAGAACTGTACGATTCCCAGCTTCCGCGAGAAGGCCCGCCGCATGCGTGAACGCCGGTACCCGGAGAGCCTGGTCCCACGCACCCGCAAGGCGTATTCAGACCGCAGAATGACCAAGAGCCATGCGCGTGACGGTATGGCCTGGTTGAGCTTCTACGCGCCTGCGCCCACTGTTGAGGGCATCTGGGACCAATGCACTGCCACAGCTCAGGCAGCACAGGGTCCCCATGAAAGTCGCACGCTGACGCAGCTGAGGATAGACGTTGCAGCAGCCATGCTGCTGAATCAAAGTCTTGCAGAGAACAACATCTTCGCCCCATCCCGGGTCGGATTTCCAGAACCAGCGGGTGTGCCCTACAGCGATGGAACGAATCCCTACCCAAGCCCGGACCTACCGTCCTGCGGACCACCTCCGTCTCCCACTCCTGTTCACGCATCCCATCCCAAGGCCACCTTCACTGCCAGCACCGAGTCTGGGGCTGGGTCTGGCTCTGGCTCTGGGTCTGGGTCTGGGTCTGGGTCTGGGTCTGGGTCTGGGGACAATGAAAGCACCTCCACAGATGGGCTTACCGGCGCATCAGATGGCAATACACAAGATGAGCCCATTCCCGAGTCGAAGTCAGGGCAGGAGCCCATCAGCAATTCACCCCAAGGCTTCGCAAACCGGTCAAACATCCCATTTGAGACGGCAAGAACCGATACATTCGTGGCTGGCGGATCGGATGATCCTGGATGCGACGACGGGGCAAGGTATTGGTGGATGTACCCGTGGAACGTCCCCGTCTTTGATGATCCCGATTACCGGGATCCCAACTTCAAAGAGCCTGACCCCAGAAATGAGCCAGATTGGTTCCCTGGAGCCACTCCCCCAACGCTCCTTCCAGTGCCTGAATTTCGGGCGCAAACTGACCTGCAACCAGATGGGGAACCACCGCAGCCCGGGAAGTCAGGCAACGATTCAATTTGGCCGCCACTGCCTCGTGTTCTTCCGATTGTTGTTGTCCCCGTCTTGTCCCTTCTTGGCGCCACTACGGAACCCGCATGGATGGAAGGGGTCGGTCCCATCAGCATTGAGGTCGCCAAGGAACTGACCGCGAATGCACCGAGTCTTTACCGACTCCTAGTGGATCCCATTAGCAGCAAGCCCCAGGGCTCCGGTCATGGTGAGGTAATTGCTGTGGGGTGCTAG
- a CDS encoding GNAT family N-acetyltransferase — protein MELRLLPMPDVELAAWIAASLNDYVADRIKGGETAELAEATAEKSFAELFPDGKPTVGHVVRNAIRDDGEAVGYIWIGPDSSNGESAWWVWDIAVHAQHRGRGYGRKIMELAEAKAVASGATSMGLHVFGFNTIARDLYESMGYAPTSIRMAKQLNATPAEVI, from the coding sequence ATGGAACTCAGACTCTTGCCCATGCCCGACGTTGAATTGGCTGCATGGATTGCGGCCAGTCTCAACGACTATGTTGCGGACCGAATCAAGGGCGGCGAGACCGCTGAGCTTGCAGAAGCCACAGCAGAGAAGTCCTTCGCCGAACTCTTTCCAGACGGTAAACCAACTGTTGGACACGTCGTACGGAATGCCATCCGAGATGACGGGGAAGCAGTCGGGTACATCTGGATTGGCCCGGACTCCAGCAACGGCGAGTCGGCTTGGTGGGTGTGGGATATTGCAGTCCATGCGCAGCACCGAGGTCGCGGCTATGGACGGAAAATCATGGAACTGGCTGAGGCAAAAGCCGTAGCGAGTGGGGCGACGAGCATGGGCCTGCATGTCTTCGGGTTCAACACTATAGCCAGGGATCTCTATGAATCAATGGGATATGCGCCAACGTCAATCAGGATGGCAAAGCAATTGAATGCGACACCTGCAGAAGTCATCTAG